The Sporocytophaga myxococcoides genome contains a region encoding:
- a CDS encoding PAS domain S-box protein codes for MELENKSREELAAEILKLQDKINLIERQSEKKLPEIDLNFRNALEKITLFALTINQDGKIAYCNQTFADFLGFSKEALLGKEWTSIIHKGKGQEDRGIFSLIENGQLFNNIKRKIIAKDGQVRTVRFQVLIQNNTDGKLSETTLVGEDVTEKKRVIKALKESNEQLHDLFENANDLIQVFSLEGDIIFVNNAWKNTLGYVDDDITNLNFKEIVHKDYQQATFDHLQKILSGEKGDKIETVFTTKAGKSIHVIGSVNVRYEKEKPIAFRGIFHDNTERIRAERGVTLYYKIANLTISSNNLESLLYNIHQELKTIIAVNNFHVALYDKDKNYLNFPYYVDENFGDRITTQKRIVGKGLTEYSLFNDKPTFLYEEDIHELAASGKVELMGPVPKIWLGVPLRLENRTIGVIAVKSHSDRNKFKRRHLDLLDFISGQIAIAIERKRNEEKILEQTARLNSIFESSSHLIWSVNRQRGLTSFNRNYAEAIKRKFGSYPELDQASEKPKILMLSDEIYHDFVNARYKEAFEGKQQHFEARTIIDGRETWRETFLNPIFLPDGRIEEVSGISHDITEKKHWEIALQESEEKFRNIFESFQDIYYRTDVHGRINMVSPSGCELSGYSQDQIIGRHITEFYVSPKKQTALVKQLLRTGTIRNYENNLVLKDGTVIQSISNIRLIYNKEGKPIAVDGVARDITYLKKASEELLKAKEIAERSLKVKESFLANMSHEIRTPMNGIIGVIDLLFDSHLNEEQRKYVQTIKKSSETLLTILNDILDLSKIEAGKMQLRLTSVSIESTVEKLFSLFYQQAASKKIDFAYTIDDNIPKYILADEIRLLQIMSNLTSNSIKFTDHGSVNIELVLDEKKGSTYRIKVLIKDTGIGISEENKKKLFESFSQVDTSSTKAYAGTGLGLAISKELSKMMNGQIGVESELGLGSTFWFTFEAQESKRVSPKASLSENLSETKSYSDNPLNVLLVDDNQINQFVANEILKKAGCKVDIAENGIEAIEKVKSNSYDLIFMDIQMPQMDGVTATKEIRKLNLAKTPPIIAMTAYSMKEDREKFIKDGMDDYLSKPIKPENLIGKLREWSKSETKSVTNVSQETLKTNNAILNQEVLEKLKAFADSATLFTIYNDFETEAIEQIEACKNSFKTEDIKNILNNLHTLKGTSGTLGIAKVEELAREIEGRLKQNNLTNLEEGLNELEAAFQEFRDYYKNIF; via the coding sequence ATGGAATTAGAAAATAAATCGAGAGAAGAATTAGCTGCGGAGATCCTGAAGCTTCAGGATAAAATTAATTTAATTGAAAGACAATCAGAAAAAAAATTACCAGAGATTGACCTGAATTTTCGTAATGCCCTGGAAAAAATTACCCTATTCGCTCTTACAATCAATCAGGATGGGAAAATTGCTTATTGCAACCAGACATTTGCTGACTTTCTTGGTTTTTCCAAAGAAGCACTTCTAGGAAAGGAATGGACTAGTATTATTCATAAAGGTAAAGGCCAGGAAGATAGGGGAATTTTCAGTCTTATTGAAAATGGCCAGCTTTTTAATAACATCAAGAGAAAAATCATAGCCAAAGATGGACAGGTTAGAACAGTGAGATTTCAGGTTTTGATTCAAAATAATACGGATGGAAAGCTTTCTGAAACTACCCTCGTGGGGGAAGATGTAACAGAAAAAAAGAGGGTTATAAAAGCATTAAAGGAAAGTAATGAGCAACTTCATGATCTTTTTGAAAATGCCAATGATCTTATTCAGGTATTTTCTCTTGAAGGCGATATTATTTTTGTAAACAATGCATGGAAGAATACCCTTGGTTATGTAGACGACGATATTACCAATCTTAATTTCAAAGAAATTGTCCACAAAGACTACCAGCAAGCTACTTTTGATCATTTACAAAAAATATTAAGCGGAGAAAAAGGAGACAAAATCGAAACTGTTTTCACTACAAAAGCTGGTAAATCTATTCATGTAATAGGTAGCGTAAACGTTCGATACGAGAAGGAAAAGCCTATAGCATTCAGAGGTATTTTCCACGACAATACTGAAAGAATAAGAGCTGAAAGAGGAGTTACTCTTTATTACAAAATTGCCAATCTTACAATAAGCAGCAACAACCTTGAATCTCTCCTATACAATATCCATCAGGAACTTAAGACTATCATAGCAGTAAACAACTTCCACGTTGCGCTTTATGACAAGGATAAAAACTATCTTAATTTTCCTTACTATGTTGATGAAAATTTCGGAGATAGAATCACTACTCAAAAAAGGATTGTAGGAAAAGGTTTAACTGAATATTCTCTGTTTAACGACAAACCTACATTTCTTTATGAGGAAGACATTCACGAACTGGCAGCTTCGGGAAAAGTAGAATTAATGGGTCCAGTACCCAAAATTTGGTTGGGAGTTCCTTTGCGACTGGAAAACCGGACCATTGGAGTCATTGCAGTAAAAAGTCATAGTGACAGAAATAAATTCAAGAGAAGACATCTGGATCTTCTCGACTTTATATCAGGCCAGATTGCAATTGCAATTGAAAGGAAGAGAAATGAAGAAAAGATTCTTGAACAAACTGCCAGATTAAATTCAATTTTTGAAAGTAGTTCTCACCTTATATGGTCCGTTAACAGACAAAGAGGCCTTACCTCATTCAACAGAAACTATGCTGAAGCTATAAAGAGAAAATTTGGTTCTTACCCTGAATTGGACCAAGCTTCTGAAAAGCCTAAAATATTAATGCTTTCGGATGAGATTTATCATGATTTTGTCAATGCAAGATATAAAGAAGCATTTGAAGGCAAACAACAGCATTTTGAAGCCCGCACAATCATTGATGGAAGGGAAACATGGAGAGAAACCTTCCTGAATCCCATATTTCTTCCTGATGGAAGAATAGAAGAAGTTTCAGGTATTTCACATGATATTACAGAAAAGAAACATTGGGAAATTGCACTGCAGGAAAGTGAGGAAAAGTTCCGTAATATATTTGAATCCTTTCAGGACATTTATTACAGAACAGACGTTCATGGCAGAATCAATATGGTAAGTCCGTCAGGATGTGAATTAAGCGGGTACAGCCAGGATCAGATCATTGGGAGACACATAACAGAGTTCTACGTTAGTCCTAAAAAACAAACAGCGCTTGTAAAACAATTGCTACGTACCGGAACGATCAGAAACTACGAAAACAACCTGGTGCTCAAAGACGGAACTGTAATTCAATCCATTTCGAATATCAGGCTTATCTATAACAAAGAAGGCAAGCCTATTGCGGTAGATGGTGTAGCCAGAGATATTACATATCTGAAAAAGGCTTCAGAAGAATTACTTAAAGCCAAGGAAATTGCCGAAAGGTCACTGAAAGTAAAAGAAAGTTTCCTTGCCAACATGAGTCATGAAATCAGGACACCAATGAATGGAATCATTGGGGTGATTGATCTATTATTTGATTCCCATCTTAATGAAGAACAAAGAAAGTATGTTCAGACCATTAAGAAGTCTTCAGAAACACTTCTGACCATTCTGAATGACATACTTGACCTTTCGAAAATTGAAGCAGGTAAGATGCAGCTTCGTCTGACTTCAGTTTCTATAGAGTCTACTGTTGAAAAATTATTTTCATTATTCTATCAGCAGGCAGCTTCCAAAAAAATTGATTTTGCCTATACTATTGACGATAATATTCCCAAATATATCCTTGCAGATGAAATAAGGTTATTACAGATCATGTCTAACCTTACCAGTAATTCAATCAAATTTACAGATCATGGAAGTGTAAATATCGAATTAGTGCTTGACGAGAAAAAAGGAAGTACTTACAGGATTAAAGTATTGATAAAAGATACAGGAATTGGTATTTCTGAGGAAAATAAGAAAAAGTTATTCGAATCTTTCAGTCAGGTAGATACATCATCCACCAAAGCCTATGCAGGTACAGGTTTAGGGTTGGCTATATCTAAAGAGCTTTCCAAAATGATGAATGGACAGATTGGAGTGGAATCTGAGCTAGGCCTGGGTAGTACCTTCTGGTTTACATTCGAAGCCCAGGAGAGTAAACGGGTATCGCCCAAAGCTAGTCTTTCAGAGAACCTGTCAGAGACCAAATCATACTCTGACAATCCATTAAATGTGCTGCTGGTAGATGATAATCAAATTAATCAGTTTGTGGCCAATGAGATACTGAAGAAAGCTGGCTGCAAAGTGGATATAGCCGAAAATGGCATTGAGGCAATTGAAAAAGTAAAGTCAAATTCCTACGACCTGATTTTCATGGACATCCAGATGCCCCAGATGGATGGGGTAACAGCGACAAAGGAAATACGAAAGCTGAATCTTGCAAAAACACCTCCCATCATCGCCATGACTGCCTATTCCATGAAGGAAGATAGGGAGAAGTTTATAAAAGACGGAATGGACGATTATCTGTCCAAACCTATAAAACCAGAAAATCTAATCGGCAAACTGAGAGAATGGAGCAAGTCTGAGACAAAATCAGTTACAAATGTCAGTCAGGAAACATTAAAGACCAACAATGCAATTCTTAATCAGGAGGTTTTGGAAAAACTGAAAGCTTTTGCCGATTCCGCCACTTTGTTTACCATTTATAATGACTTTGAAACAGAGGCTATTGAGCAAATAGAGGCATGTAAAAATTCTTTTAAAACAGAAGATATTAAGAATATTTTAAATAATTTGCATACCTTAAAAGGGACATCCGGCACCCTCGGAATTGCAAAGGTAGAGGAGCTGGCAAGAGAAATAGAGGGAAGACTAAAACAAAACAATTTGACAAATCTGGAAGAAGGTCTGAATGAATTAGAAGCCGCCTTTCAAGAATTCAGAGATTATTACAAAAATATTTTTTAA
- a CDS encoding glycosyltransferase, with protein MARIIFTVTNDLSYDQRMQRISATLAKAGHSVLLVGRKRKKSIRLKQELFEQKRLNCFFENGKLFYLEYNFRLLLFLMFRKADIICAIDLDTILPCYVVSKIKNKPLVYDAHELFTEVIEVVRRPVVKSMWLKLESYIVPRVKYSYTVSEGVKRIFEERYPGVGFSLIRNLPFYMPLEPETSKEKYIVYAGAVNEGRGIEQMLNAMPEINCSLYICGDGEMLEKMKAKTKDMNLDDKVKFLGYVEPEKLKEIIRGAYAGVLLLENKGASYYYSLANKFFDYMMAGIPQVTINFPEYKHLNDEYSFALLVDLKHEEIVNAFNRLLNEPELYNEIKQNALKARKVFNWEKESEVLADFYNRVESGR; from the coding sequence ATGGCCAGAATTATTTTTACGGTAACAAACGATCTTTCCTATGATCAAAGAATGCAAAGGATTTCAGCCACTTTGGCTAAAGCCGGGCATTCTGTTCTACTGGTAGGCAGGAAAAGAAAGAAATCTATAAGGTTGAAACAGGAACTGTTTGAACAAAAGAGGCTTAATTGTTTTTTTGAAAACGGAAAGCTTTTTTATCTGGAGTATAATTTTCGTCTCTTATTATTCCTTATGTTCAGAAAGGCGGATATAATCTGTGCTATAGATCTCGATACAATTCTTCCCTGTTATGTTGTTTCGAAGATAAAAAATAAGCCTTTGGTGTATGACGCCCATGAGTTATTTACTGAGGTAATTGAAGTTGTCAGAAGACCTGTTGTAAAGTCTATGTGGCTGAAGCTCGAAAGTTATATAGTGCCAAGAGTAAAGTATTCATATACAGTGAGTGAAGGGGTGAAGAGAATTTTTGAAGAAAGGTATCCCGGGGTTGGTTTTTCCTTGATCAGAAATCTTCCTTTTTACATGCCTCTTGAGCCTGAAACATCAAAAGAAAAATATATCGTATATGCAGGAGCAGTAAATGAAGGAAGAGGAATAGAACAAATGCTCAATGCAATGCCTGAAATCAATTGCAGTCTTTATATCTGTGGAGATGGTGAAATGTTAGAGAAGATGAAGGCTAAAACAAAGGATATGAATCTGGATGATAAAGTAAAATTTTTAGGCTATGTGGAACCGGAAAAGTTAAAAGAAATTATTCGTGGAGCATATGCAGGTGTGTTGCTATTGGAAAATAAAGGAGCTAGTTACTATTATTCACTTGCTAATAAATTTTTTGATTACATGATGGCTGGAATACCGCAGGTAACTATAAATTTTCCGGAATACAAACATTTAAATGACGAATATTCCTTTGCTTTACTGGTAGACCTTAAACATGAAGAAATAGTAAACGCTTTCAATAGATTGCTTAACGAGCCGGAACTTTATAATGAAATTAAGCAGAATGCTTTGAAAGCAAGAAAAGTTTTCAATTGGGAAAAAGAATCAGAAGTGCTTGCTGATTTTTATAATAGGGTTGAAAGTGGAAGGTAA
- the miaA gene encoding tRNA (adenosine(37)-N6)-dimethylallyltransferase MiaA, with the protein MLIFIIGLKVEGKYLIVIAGPTAVGKTDLCVELAQHFGVPVISADSRQFFKEMNIGTAKPTTAEMQGVTHYFIDSHSIAEPFNAGLYSEEALRLIDHLFIEKDLLILTGGSGLYIKAVCEGFDEMPEVEEETRNKLVSEFNDKGLSPFLEELKISDPVYYEQVDKANHQRILRALEVIRTTGVPFSFYRKNEKTSRNFHIIKIALERPREELYERINRRMDLMLEAGLEAEVKALIQYKNTNALQTVGYKEVFDFLDGVYDREEMIRLLKRNSRRYAKRQLTWFKKDKEYHWFNPVQKAEIINFIKAESERRKA; encoded by the coding sequence TTGCTGATTTTTATAATAGGGTTGAAAGTGGAAGGTAAATATCTGATCGTAATTGCAGGCCCGACGGCAGTAGGTAAAACTGATCTTTGTGTTGAACTGGCACAGCATTTTGGAGTTCCGGTGATATCAGCTGATTCAAGACAGTTCTTCAAAGAAATGAACATTGGAACAGCTAAACCTACCACTGCTGAGATGCAAGGCGTTACGCATTATTTTATTGATAGTCATTCCATTGCAGAGCCATTCAATGCAGGATTATATTCAGAGGAAGCTTTGAGGTTAATTGATCATTTGTTTATTGAAAAAGATTTATTAATTCTTACAGGTGGTTCGGGGTTATATATAAAGGCTGTTTGTGAAGGATTTGACGAAATGCCGGAGGTGGAGGAGGAGACGAGAAATAAGCTGGTTTCAGAATTCAATGATAAAGGACTCTCGCCTTTTTTGGAAGAATTGAAAATTTCTGATCCCGTTTACTACGAGCAGGTAGATAAAGCAAATCACCAAAGAATTCTCAGAGCTCTTGAAGTAATCAGAACTACAGGAGTTCCATTTTCTTTTTACAGAAAAAATGAAAAAACATCAAGAAATTTTCACATCATCAAAATTGCTCTTGAGCGGCCAAGAGAAGAATTATATGAAAGGATAAATCGACGGATGGATCTAATGCTGGAAGCCGGACTGGAAGCGGAGGTGAAGGCATTAATCCAATATAAAAATACGAATGCATTACAAACGGTGGGATATAAAGAGGTTTTTGATTTTTTAGATGGAGTGTATGATCGTGAAGAAATGATTCGTTTGTTGAAGCGGAATTCCAGGAGGTATGCAAAACGTCAGTTAACCTGGTTTAAAAAGGATAAAGAATATCACTGGTTTAATCCGGTCCAGAAAGCTGAGATTATTAATTTTATTAAAGCTGAAAGCGAAAGGCGGAAAGCTTAA